The following coding sequences are from one Geodermatophilus normandii window:
- a CDS encoding tyrosine recombinase XerC has protein sequence MTARTADARAALPPALAAALEGYERALLDERDLSAHTVRGYVTDAVWLLDHLARRGGTQVDALDLGVLRSWLAQGRTRGASRATTARRAAAARSFTAWLRRSGHTPEDVGQRLVSPRAHRTLPDVLAPDQARAVVESTAGAEEPVGLRDAVVLELLYASGIRVSELVGLDVDDVDRGRRLLRVLGKGRKERSVPYGAPAEHALDAWLTRGRPALATSDSGPALLLGARGRRLDAREARRTVHAAVARAPGAPDVGPHGLRHSAATHVLEGGADLRSVQELLGHASLATTQIYTHVTVERLRAVHAQAHPRA, from the coding sequence GTGACCGCCCGCACCGCCGACGCCCGCGCCGCGCTGCCGCCCGCGCTGGCCGCCGCGCTCGAGGGCTACGAGCGGGCGCTGCTCGACGAGCGGGACCTGTCCGCGCACACCGTCCGCGGCTACGTCACCGACGCCGTCTGGCTGCTCGACCACCTCGCCCGCCGCGGCGGCACGCAGGTCGACGCGCTGGACCTCGGCGTCCTGCGCAGCTGGCTGGCCCAGGGCCGCACCCGGGGCGCCAGCCGCGCGACGACGGCCCGCCGCGCCGCGGCCGCGCGGTCGTTCACCGCCTGGCTGCGCCGCTCGGGGCACACCCCGGAGGACGTCGGCCAGCGGCTGGTCAGCCCCAGGGCGCACCGGACGCTGCCCGACGTGCTCGCCCCCGACCAGGCGCGCGCCGTCGTCGAGTCCACCGCCGGCGCCGAGGAGCCGGTGGGCCTGCGCGACGCCGTCGTCCTCGAGCTGCTCTACGCCAGCGGCATCCGGGTCAGCGAGCTGGTCGGCCTCGACGTCGACGACGTCGACCGCGGCCGGCGGCTGCTGCGCGTCCTGGGGAAGGGCCGCAAGGAGCGCAGCGTCCCCTACGGCGCCCCGGCCGAGCACGCGCTCGACGCCTGGCTGACCCGCGGCCGCCCGGCGCTGGCCACCTCCGACTCCGGGCCGGCGCTGCTGCTGGGCGCCCGCGGCCGGCGGCTGGACGCGCGCGAGGCGCGCCGGACGGTGCACGCCGCGGTGGCCCGCGCACCCGGCGCCCCCGACGTCGGCCCGCACGGGTTGCGGCACTCCGCGGCCACCCACGTCCTCGAGGGCGGCGCCGACCTGAGGTCCGTCCAGGAGCTGCTCGGCCACGCTAGCCTCGCGACGACGCAGATCTACACGCACGTGACCGTCGAGCGGCTGCGTGCGGTGCACGCGCAGGCGCACCCGCGGGCCTGA